From the Balearica regulorum gibbericeps isolate bBalReg1 chromosome 4, bBalReg1.pri, whole genome shotgun sequence genome, one window contains:
- the LOC142601510 gene encoding inositol 1,4,5-trisphosphate receptor-interacting protein-like 1, with protein MQQREEFLQQMTRLLQEVEESRSAEGATLLSVLQRWPLWTVAGALVLLAEICWLAREMKLASGSCSQQDSSSSEEEADDDEDEGDRHGLRSLAASTLLPMQGLPDTCKVLKELVGDLLGVCRVLSKKTFMPQMHPAIGMDSPYETWSVHGNSIAYRLLVFLRPPPGHSFHLELDTTGQLPARHSSVHVLLECMCSRERLLGDVLCFLHHPDDQLPRDQSSCLLRTLCTCSYLDVEKIACWVQLLVRSAWLLLPQSHHCQLMVLPSSQSCKFQLRTTSRMNICAEMIFAVQQGSSGAYLSLE; from the coding sequence ATGCAGCAGCGGGAGGAGTTTCTCCAGCAGATGACtcggctgctgcaggaggtcgAGGAGAGCAGAAGCGCCGAGGGAGCCACACTCCTTTCCGTGTTGCAGCGGTGGCCGTTGTGGACCGTTGCAGGAGCCCTGGTCCTGCTCGCTGAGATCTGCTGGCTGGCCAGGGAAATGAAGCTTGCCTCTGGCAGCTGCAGTCAGCAGGACAGCTCCAGCAGCGAGGAGGAGGCGGACGACGACGAGGATGAGGGAGACCGCCATGGCCTCAGGTCTTTGGCTGCGTCCACTCTGTTGCCGATGCAGGGCCTGCCCGACACGTGCAaggtgctgaaggagctggtgggTGACCTCCTTGGTGTCTGCCGCGTGCTCTCCAAGAAGACCTTCATGCCGCAGATGCACCCGGCCATCGGGATGGACAGCCCCTATGAAACCTGGAGCGTCCATGGGAACAGCATCGCCTACCGCCTGCTCGTCTTCCTGCGGCCACCCCCCGGGCACTCTTTCCACCTGGAGCTGGACACCACggggcagctgccagcaaggCACTCCAGCGTCCACGTGCTGCTGGAGTGCATGTGCTCGAGGGAGCGGCTGCTGGGGGAtgttttgtgctttctgcaCCACCCCGACGACCAGCTGCCGAGGGATCAGAGCTCGTGCCTCCTACGCACCCTCTGCACATGCTCCTACTTGGACGTGGAGAAAATCGCCTGCTGGGTCCAACTGCTGGTGAGATCAGCCTGGCTGCTTTTGCCTCAGTCGCACCACTGCCAGCTGATggtgctgccttcctcccagtCCTGCAAGTTCCAGCTGAGAACCACCTCCAGGATGAACATCTGCGCTGAGATGATTTTTGCGGTGCAGCAAGGCAGCTCAGGCGCCTACCTGAGCCTTGAGTAG
- the LOC142601511 gene encoding inositol 1,4,5-trisphosphate receptor-interacting protein-like 1 — translation MAKAIALLLALLAVQHGLKHDHQTDVAATERMQQREEFLQQMTRLLQEVEESRSAEGATLLSVLQRWPLWTVAGALVLLAEICWLAREMKLASGSCSQQDSSSSEEEADDDEDEGDRHGLRSLAASTLLPMQGLPDTCKVLKELVGDLLGVCRVLSKKTFMPQMHPAIGMDSPYETWSVHGNSIAYRLLVFLRPPPGHSFHLELDTTGQLPARHSSVHVLLECMCSRERLLGDVLCFLHHPDDQLPRDQSSCLLRTLCTCSYLDVEKIACWVQLLVRSAWLLLPQSHHCQLMVLPSSQSCKFQLRTTSRMNICAEMIFAVQQGSSGAYLSLE, via the coding sequence ATGGCTAAGGCAATTGCCCTCCTTCTGGCTCTGCTGGCCGTCCAGCACGGGCTGAAGCACGACCACCAGACAGATGTGGCCGCGACCGAGCGGATGCAGCAGCGGGAGGAGTTTCTCCAGCAGATGACtcggctgctgcaggaggtcgAGGAGAGCAGAAGCGCCGAGGGAGCCACACTCCTTTCCGTGTTGCAGCGGTGGCCGTTGTGGACCGTTGCAGGAGCCCTGGTCCTGCTCGCTGAGATCTGCTGGCTGGCCAGGGAAATGAAGCTTGCCTCTGGCAGCTGCAGTCAGCAGGACAGCTCCAGCAGCGAGGAGGAGGCGGACGACGACGAGGATGAGGGAGACCGCCATGGCCTCAGGTCTTTGGCTGCGTCCACTCTGTTGCCGATGCAGGGCCTGCCCGACACGTGCAaggtgctgaaggagctggtgggTGACCTCCTTGGTGTCTGCCGCGTGCTCTCCAAGAAGACCTTCATGCCGCAGATGCACCCGGCCATCGGGATGGACAGCCCCTATGAAACCTGGAGCGTCCATGGGAACAGCATCGCCTACCGCCTGCTCGTCTTCCTGCGGCCACCCCCCGGGCACTCTTTCCACCTGGAGCTGGACACCACggggcagctgccagcaaggCACTCCAGCGTCCACGTGCTGCTGGAGTGCATGTGCTCGAGGGAGCGGCTGCTGGGGGAtgttttgtgctttctgcaCCACCCCGACGACCAGCTGCCGAGGGATCAGAGCTCGTGCCTCCTACGCACCCTCTGCACATGCTCCTACTTGGACGTGGAGAAAATCGCCTGCTGGGTCCAACTGCTGGTGAGATCAGCCTGGCTGCTTTTGCCTCAGTCGCACCACTGCCAGCTGATggtgctgccttcctcccagtCCTGCAAGTTCCAGCTGAGAACCACCTCCAGGATGAACATCTGCGCTGAGATGATTTTTGCGGTGCAGCAAGGCAGCTCAGGCGCCTACCTGAGCCTTGAGTAG